TTGTGCAATTCAccctagactgtaagctccattAAGGGATACCCCTGCACATATGGGTCACAGCCATATCTCCAAATAGCAGAATGCTTGCCACCTCATAGGTCCTTGATAATTTTCTTGGTAATTGCTTTCcctctataaaatatttatatgaaaaccaGCACTTATCCAATGTGGTCTTCACCCATTAAACTTTAAATGATACATATGGCTTTCTGGTTTTAGTTCAATTAAGTATAACTTTGGAGAATTTGAAGATCTTTAAGATAACTGGTAGCATCCTTTGTTGTTCCTATACAAGGATTAAGAACTACTAGTCCTGAGTTTGTTCTATTGTAAATCACAACACAGATATGGTAACTTGttaatatctgatttttttaagtcattaagtCCTGTTAATAGTCAAGAAGTACCTGAAACAAGATATTCAAGTATCTTGAATTCATGTACGCTTTAGAGACTAAACAAAATTAAGTAGATTTGAAATCTAATGGGTTGATGTGGCAAATCACGTGGTAGAATAGTATCGGGAAGcaactccttgctgagtgtgctgcccaatgcaggacttgacctcacgaccctaaggtcatgacctcatgatccaaaaccaagggtcagatgcccaaacaactgagctacccaggcacccatctcttttattttctaagctCAAACAACAAACATGTGGGGAAGTTAGGGAAAAATCATAAGATTTCCGGTTTCTCTACATTTATTCTTTCTGCTATATCACTATTTTTTTGCTCAGTCaggattatgttttcttttgctatttacTACCATGCTAACTGCTATACCTCTagagttctttaattttctaaggTTAAATGCATAAGTCCTTGTGCATGCTAGTCTGTATATAAGCTAGAAAGTGAGAGAAGTAAAGAGGTAAGTTTCAGGAGAAACAGAGAACCTCCTTTAGATTATGAATCCTAGTTTGATTGAGCAATAGGCTTCCAACAATATCTGGAAGAATCTggaaaaatcttggaaaaaagagATTCAGAGATGGATAACCTCGGGGTTAGCTGGATGTGAATGACACTCTTGCACATAAACCACAACACCACTGGGCTCATGATCACTGAAACACTGAGAATCTCAAAGTCATCTGTTCATAGACTCAAGCGATCATTATCACTGAGCTTCCTTCAACCGCCAACATTCTCCACCTAGTGCTTTGCTATCTATGCAGCCACTTATTTTTGTGTTCCATCCCAATGTTAGTAAAATCTATCCAGTGACATCCAAATAACCAAATATAAATGCTCATTTAGAGGGTCTTCTCCTGCTCAGACTCCAAGACATGACCTTGGGGGAAGTTGCCTTTTACTTCTCTGCTCAAACATTCTCTTTGtctatctcctcctcctcctccacaccaTCCCACAATGGAATTCTTAATCATTCTGTCAGCCACATCATTTTTTGGGAACTATTTAAAAagggggcggggcgcctgggtggctcagtgggttaagccgctgccttcggctcaggtcatgatctcagggtcctgggatcgagtcccacatcgggctctctgctcagcaagaagcctgcttccctctctctctctctctctctgcctgcctctccatctacttgtgatctctctctgtcaaataaataaataaaatcttaaaaaaaataaaaaaataaaaagggggcaTAAAAGTGAATTGGGATAAGGTATCTTAAGTGTCAATTCATGGGGTAAAAGTATAGTCAGAGAATATTATAAACCATGATTTGTGCTCATTTCCCTTACTTGGGTTTCCTAAATGGaatttataacaaataaaaatcttttgaccTACTATAATTCATTATCCAGATTTAGTGACATCCTGAATTCCCTTCAGTTTTAGGTCatatttaatattccttttttgttaAGGATATGTGATACTTAGGTTATCTtggagtttgttttatttttgatgtgtAGCTACAGTATATTCTAGAAAACAAGTATGaattggggcatctgagtggctaagtcagttaagcgtctgcctttggctcaatcatgatcccagaactctgggatcgagccctttcttcagttctctgctcagcaggagcctccttctccctctccctgtcactccccttgcttgtactctctctctctctgtgtcaaataaataaataaaatcttaaaaaaaaagaaaacaagtatgaATTTATTCCATATGTTTGGCACCAAAATATTGAGAATTCCAGTCTTACCATTACCAAGTTAATGGCTTGGTAAGCCAGATACACTTAGTGTTATGAGACAAACACTACTATCTTCATATCTACTGAATTTTGCATTTGAGCCCAGACCAATTATGCTTAGAGGCCTTCGTTAGGGGTCTCCTCCTTCTTCAATAGAAGAACCAATTTGTTAAGCTTTATTGTATCTTCTCAGATATATTGAAAAGATgaacaatataataaaatcaaagaatctCAAAATTGTAAAGGACATTAAGGATGTACATAAGGTAATCTTGCATTCAAATTAGTGATACAAGGTCATTACAGCCCGCAGGAATGTTATCTTACTCATACTTAAACTCTTATAGTGATTAAAAACTCAATCCTTCACAAGGCATCTtatcccattaattttttttctatacttaaatgaaacctaatttttttttagttccattCTTTTTTACTGGTTATTCACCAtgaaaaagcacataaaaattcAGTATAGCACCTCCTCAAGAATTTGAAAGCAAGTgccacatttcttcttttctaatgaaaatgTCTCAGGAGGTTTCACAGTGGAAGAATTTAAGGCTTTGGCCTGGAATCAGACCTGGGATTTAATCTCAGCACAGTCATTTTCTAGCTATGTGATCAAGTTCTAAATTTCTTGGTGCTTTTATTCCTCTCCTATTTATAAGGTTGTTTTGAAGcttaaatttaaacatataagAACATAAGAACAAATTAGCATAGTACCTGGCAAATGCTCAAACCATattactgttattaaaaaaaaaaaaaaaacaaaagacagaacaaaacaaaccattTTCATTTGGGATGGTTTAAACACATTACCAATTTATAATCAGGTACTATAATCTTTCTttaaatgtacttattttattcACACTGTTTTGTTAggtgaaattctagaaaaaacaTGTaagataataattaaataattgcttattatttattacaACCTATCTGCAACAGTGATACTTATTTTAGATATCTACATAGTCCTAGAAATGTTTACATACTATGAAATAGGGTGTTGCCGTATTACCACAGGCAAAGATAGGCAAATatgggaggcaaaaaaaaaagtatttagccTGAAGCCTTGAATTCAGTACTGGAGTCCATTTTCAAGGCCAGCAGACTTAGAAGGGATggagatatttttcatttcataactattattattttgaactttaATCTAATTGCTCCCTCAGAGCTACCACTGATGGGATCATGAGAAATGCCCAAAGGGATCTGAAAGTCAGATCCAGAGGGAATGAGTGTGTTCAAGTCTTGATGGTATATACTCTTGGCACCTTCTTTTATAAACACGTAATTTCAGCTCCTGTGGCTGTGATATGCTGTGTTCTTCTGGGAACCCGAGAACATGACTTGGATTATCTTGTTATCATACTGCAGAAAATTCCACCATGTTCCCTGTGAACACTATGaatgttcagatttttttctcgCCTGTCACTGACACCGTCTGATTCTTATCCACTGAAGTGTTGGGTTCCAATTGTTGGGAGCTGCTAGATTTTTAGTCCTTGAAGATGACTCTTACTTGGAAAGGACTAGAAATCAAGAGGATCATGGACTCATTGTCTTAGAGATAGCACCTGGAAGGGCAAATTAATCATTGTGCCTAGTCACAGTCAAGGATCAAAGAACTCTGAGTCTTCACTGACCAAAGGAGGAAGGTTTCCAGGGTGAGGCTGTGATGAAAGTTCTTCAAGGACAGAGTCAGAAGTTCATACAGAGAATCTTCTAGTATGTCTAAAGTGAGTAACAAGAAACAAGCTGCTTGTAAAcacagatgactttttttttttttcccagtatgtCACTGACCCTTTCTTTGgagtcttcatttttctctgcatCTAGCATTGCAACTACATGTTGGTTTGGggttattttctttctatctcttcccttccttaacttaacagctttattaaagtataacaAACATTCAAAATACATCATAAATATATAGCCCagcatgttgttttttttttaagattttatttatttatttgacagatagagatcacaagtaggcagagaggcaggcagagagagaggaggaggcagagcagagcagagagcccgatgtggggctcaatcccaggacactgggaccatgacctgagccgaaggcagaggctttaacccactgagccacccaggcgccccagtatgttTGTTTTTACACAAATATTCTCTTCCTCTCGCTCTTCAATGTGAGATTCCTTTGTCCAGAAGTTGGAATTCGTCTCCAGATTCTTATCGTTCATACTGCTGCCACATAAATTATAGAATTGCCTTGGGGCAGgactagaagaaaaaagagaagggggggaaCCAGGGATTCCCTCACACTCTTTGATCATGGAAACACCTTTTATCAGGTTCTCCGGTAAAAAAGATGGGTTATCTATTGGAATTTCTGCATCTGGAGCAGCCACCACACAATTCTGTAATTGTGACCACCGCCCCCCCTTTCAGCTCAAAAGcacaagagaaaagagggaaaagtagaAACATATCTGTGTGGGCTTCTCcagggtttgtctccctttcaCAATCTGCTTCCTTCTGTTTACTTTCCGAGTTTTTAAGTAaatgcattttgtattttatccagggtgattttttttctaagttttatttatttaagtaatctctacacccaatatgaggcttgaactcacaaccctgagatcaagagttgcatggccTTCCAacagagccagacaggtgccctgccagagtttttattttgattttaattttttaaagattaattatttgagaaagagagggagagagagaacaagcagggataggggcatggggagggggagagagaattctcaagcagactccccactaagcacagagcctgatgcagagctcaatccccggaccctgagatcacaacctgagctgaaatcaagagacagctgcttaaccaactgagccacccaggtgccccacttccaGAGTTTTTAATTATAATCTGTAGGTAAGAAAATATAGTGAACTTAACCTAACTTGATCAAAGCcaaagttttcagaatatagtcaagaatttttattcttcatctttttatGTAGAAATTCCTTTACATAAGGTTGATTATTGTTTGTTAAACATGAAACCATCCCATCCATCAGAGAACTCAGTTTTACATCAGTGTTCACACTTCGGATACCTTTGTTCTTTTGTGAAGTCCAACATCTGACAGAGATGAGGAATCTCTCAGTAGTGACTGAATTTATCCTGCTGGGCATCCCCCACACGGAGGACCTGGAGAGCATGCTCTTTGTCCTGTTTTTGGGCTTCTACATCTTCACTCTTCTGGGGAACCTGCTCATCCTCCTGGCCATTGTCTCCTCCACTCGgctccacacccccatgtactttttCTTGTGTCAACTGTCTGTGTGTGACatatttttcccttctgtgaGCTCCCCCAAGATGCTCTTCTACCTCTCAGGGAACAGCCGGGTCATCTCCTACGCAGGCTGCGCGTCCCAGCTCTTCTTCTACCACTTCCTGGGCTGTACCGAGTGCTTCCTGTACACggtgatggcctatgaccgctttGTCGCCATCTGCTACCCTCTGCGCTACACGGTGATCATGAGCCACAGAGCGTGCGCCAGCCTGGCCGCGGGGACCTCCTTTTTTGGCTGCATTCAGGCCACCTTTCTAACCGCTCTCACCTTCCAGTTGCCCTACTGTGGCGCCAACGAGGTGGACTATTTCTTCTGTGATATCCCTGTGATGCTGAAGCTGGCTTGTGCTGATACCTCAGCCCTGGAGATGGTGGGGTTCATCAGTGTGGGCCTCATGCCCCTCAGTTGTTTCCTTCTCATCCTCACCTCCTACAGCTGCATTGTCTGCTCCATCCTGCAAATTCGATCTACTGAAGGTAGACGCCGTGCCTTCTCCACCTGCAGTGCCCACCTTACTGCCATCCTCCTCTCCTTTATGCCAGTTGTCCTCATTTACCTGCAGCCCACCCCCAATCCTTGGCTCCATGCAACTGTCCAGATCCTGAATAACCTGGTCACCCCCATGCTGAACCCCTTGATCTACAGCCTCAGGAACAAGGAGGTCAAATCATCTCTGAGGAATGTGCTACAGCAAGTAGCCTTCCTTCCTGGGAACTGATAGAGATTGGTAGCTATAGTTTACCAGCACCACACTGCTTGCAAAGATTCTTCCTTTTGTGTGATGTAGAGCACAGATATTATCAATGCCCCTTTTGCAGATAAAGAAGCTAAGGTTTGAAGTCATAAAGTGAATTAAGTTCACATAACTAATAAATTATCCTGCCCAGGAAGGATGATCTCTTCCCAGTTAGCAAGACAGCCTAGTCCTTCTTTTCCtcactctgttttcttctcctgttttcctCCTACCACATCCTCTGCTTCTTTCCCCTTACTCTAGCCCTTCTTCATTTTGGCTGGCATGATTATCTAATTACACTCTCGAATGCTTGCATCAGATAAGCCACCATTTCGTGGTCTAGGAGTTGTTGAAAAATGTGCGCTTCTAAGAACCACGGGGCCCCAGGTGATGTTCTGTGACTAGTGGAATGTAAAGAAGCTGTGTCAAAGAAGAGCTTCTGGATGAGACCTgaggcaggctttttttttttttaatcattttttaaatttattttcagcataacaatattcattgttttttgtaccacacccagtgctccatgcaatccgtgccctctctaatacccaccacctggttcccccaacctcctacccctcccacctcttcaaacccttcagattgtttttcagggtgAATCAGAGATCAACCACAAAGTCTGTCTGTTGGTCTTGGACCTAGCAACAGTCCATGCCTAGGAGTTAAGGCAGTGGATAAAAGAGAATGTGGAGACTAAACAGGCAGAAACTGCTTAAAGGAGATTGATTCTATTGTTTTTCAGTACTACAAATCTGAGTTTGCCTTTGAGCTCCTCAGCACAGCCGGGGGGGCAATACAAAGTCCACTACTACTACTGCTCTATGCTCTATGGCGTTGGATTCTCTGCTTACCAAAAGGCTGTGACTTGAGTGCTCTTCCTTAacattcctttgttcttttgcCTAATGAGCTTAGTATGAAAGATGTGCCTTTCCAATCCAAACaataatttgaagaaaagaaaggaaatgagaaggaggtcatgggaagagaaggaaagtgggACATGGGAAGAGGGCaagatgagaaggaaaaagggtaatgggaatggaagagggtgatgggaaggaaagaggtgATGGGATGGAAGGGGGTGATGGGAAGGAAAAGGGGTGATAGCAATGGAAGAGGGTgatgggaagaaagggggtaatgGAAAGGAAGGGGTGATGGGATAAAGAAGGGGGTGAGGGAAATGGAAGAGGATgatgggaaggaagtgggggCAGAAGCAAAGGCAAGtcttctttccactttctttccAGAATCAGAGTTCATTCAGGGAATCTGCTAGACTGAACCAGCCACAACACTGGGGCCTCATGTAAGGGTGATGAGATGATGCATGTTTTTGAAAGGGAGAACATTTTTCTAGttgcttctctgttttttctgtgcctttattttttctaCCACACATGCTCCCTCCAGTCTTCAGCCAGACAAATTCAGTCTTATCATCAAACACCTagttaaaatatagttttttatGTGAAACTTTCTTCATCCTAGGCACATCAGGCTCCCACTTCTCTATGTTTTGAATCAGACTTTAAACTCATCAATTTATTATGCTAGAATAAGTTTTGGCAAAGCATTTTCCAAGAGTAAAAGTAAAGTAGGTTCAGTGAGGTTAAGGACAAAGAGTCAGTTAGGGACTGACAGTACAAAATTGACTGCTGAACAGATGAAGTTTGGTTCTCTTGCCAGGAtcctatggggggggggggtggcagcaggggcaggggactCTATTCGgggctcatcccagaaccctgaaatcatgatctgagtccaagtcagatgctcaacagactgagccacccaggtgccccaacatgggaTCCTCTTGAGTGAATGGCTAAATACTAATTTGTGAATGTGTAGGGTAAAATTCCACAAAGCTAGGCAAAGAAAAGTTCTGAAACAATTATAACAAGTAGGGgctataagtaaaaatatttcaagtactTGCTTAGAGCTAGAAATCATTCAAGTTCTGATCTTCCCAAGtgatgaagtcttagaatatAGATAAGGTTCAATGAGGTAGAGCTTGGAGCCAATggacaagaaagaattcttgagacatctttggtgtaaAATGGTGGGACAGGACCCGTGCTCAGAAAGAACTGCTGCCCCGGAGTTGTGAGGAGTGTtccattatatacttgcaagttgggATGAGGTCAGGGATGGCTTAAGTCTCTAAGGAGATCATTGTATgataactatactggaatttaaaatttaaaaatttaaaaattaaattaaaaattaaaattaaaattaaaaaattttctaagcaaggtttccaggaccttgagggtctagctattgttggggaaaaggttattcattaccagtaataaaaccttttcatgagaccctttagatgtatatcagtgggccatatgcttgggaatgattgtcaacattatcttggagggtttagagataaagtttccaaaaaaattgttaaagtagacttacaggatcctggttgggggtaggggtcggtcaggctaggattgccctttgacttagcaaagccttaaggtgggaGAAGTtaagtccctagaggaatgtcactctgcctatttTAAGGGCTTGTtagtgggtaaggaaatttaataatttttcttctgcctgtttcccacatcacaagTAAAGAAGATATGGGACATTTAGTGGAAATCCAAAAAGGTCACAGTTTAGGTGTGtggttatttttccaaataacttAA
This DNA window, taken from Lutra lutra chromosome 10, mLutLut1.2, whole genome shotgun sequence, encodes the following:
- the LOC125079672 gene encoding olfactory receptor 149-like, coding for MRNLSVVTEFILLGIPHTEDLESMLFVLFLGFYIFTLLGNLLILLAIVSSTRLHTPMYFFLCQLSVCDIFFPSVSSPKMLFYLSGNSRVISYAGCASQLFFYHFLGCTECFLYTVMAYDRFVAICYPLRYTVIMSHRACASLAAGTSFFGCIQATFLTALTFQLPYCGANEVDYFFCDIPVMLKLACADTSALEMVGFISVGLMPLSCFLLILTSYSCIVCSILQIRSTEGRRRAFSTCSAHLTAILLSFMPVVLIYLQPTPNPWLHATVQILNNLVTPMLNPLIYSLRNKEVKSSLRNVLQQVAFLPGN